The Thermus filiformis genome contains a region encoding:
- the folP gene encoding dihydropteroate synthase, with protein MLWLREKPLDLRRVRLMGVLNLTPDSFSDGGRYLEPEKALERARQMVAEGADLLDLGAESTRPGAEPVPVEEEKRRLLPVLEAVLSLGVPVSVDTRKPEVAEEALKMGAHLLNDVTGLRDERMLALAARYGVPAVVMHMPVPDPKTMMDHAHYQDVVAEVKAFLQAQAEKALRAGVPQVVLDPGFGFGKLLEHNLALLRRLEEVVALGHPVLVGLSRKRTIGELTGVERPEERVQGSVAAHLYAVAKGARLLRVHDVRAHKEALRVWEALEG; from the coding sequence GTGCTCTGGCTTAGGGAAAAGCCCTTGGACCTCCGCCGGGTCCGGCTCATGGGGGTTTTGAACCTCACCCCGGACTCCTTCTCGGACGGGGGGCGGTACCTGGAGCCGGAAAAGGCCCTGGAGCGGGCGCGGCAGATGGTGGCCGAGGGGGCGGACCTTTTGGACCTGGGGGCCGAGTCCACGCGGCCCGGGGCCGAGCCCGTGCCGGTGGAGGAGGAGAAAAGGCGGCTCCTTCCCGTCCTCGAGGCCGTCCTCTCCCTGGGGGTGCCGGTCTCGGTGGACACCCGCAAGCCCGAGGTGGCCGAGGAGGCCCTAAAGATGGGGGCCCACCTCCTGAACGACGTCACGGGCCTGAGGGACGAGCGGATGCTGGCCCTGGCCGCCCGCTACGGGGTGCCCGCCGTGGTCATGCACATGCCCGTCCCCGACCCCAAGACGATGATGGACCACGCCCACTACCAGGACGTGGTGGCCGAGGTCAAGGCCTTCCTGCAGGCCCAGGCGGAAAAGGCCCTCCGGGCCGGGGTGCCCCAGGTGGTCCTGGACCCGGGGTTCGGCTTCGGGAAGCTCCTGGAGCACAACCTGGCCCTCCTGCGCCGCCTGGAGGAGGTGGTGGCCCTGGGCCACCCGGTTTTGGTGGGGCTTTCCCGCAAGCGGACCATCGGGGAGCTCACCGGGGTGGAGAGGCCCGAGGAGCGGGTCCAGGGCTCCGTGGCCGCCCACCTTTACGCGGTGGCCAAGGGGGCGAGGCTTCTAAGGGTGCACGACGTCCGGGCCCACAAGGAGGCGCTCCGGGTCTGGGAGGCGCTGGAGGGGTAG
- a CDS encoding TRAP transporter large permease: protein MDLHALMPPLMFLALVAFLLSGYPVAFALGAVGMVFGFLGIALDLFPPALLQAMPDRIFGIMSNQLLLAIPFFTLMGILLEKSGLAEDLLDTMGRLFGPLRGGLALSVVFVGAILAATTGVVAASVMAMGLISLPVMLKYGYNPRFASGVILGSATLAQIIPPSVVLIVLSDQLGVSVGDMYKAALIPSLATVALYFLYVVYVALVHPHWAPALPKEARPEAGKEAGAAFALLSYLLVGVGAWRLGGFLHLPGWLEGLEVLLALFLWTLFLLPWIRKNPLLKRALLSMVPPLVLIFLVLGTVLIGLATPTEAGAMGVVGALVLAALNRRLSFRVLYQAMEGTAKLTAFVVFILIGSTLFSLVFRGVDGDLWVEGFFTGLPGGEVGFILFVMLLVFLLGFFIDFFEIAFIALPLLAIGAEALGIDKLWFGLLVGVNLQTSFLTPPFGFALFYLRNVAPKEVKTADIYLGGVPFIALQLVVLVLVYFLREPILNLVYSGFGG from the coding sequence GTGGACCTGCACGCCCTCATGCCCCCCCTGATGTTTTTGGCCCTGGTGGCCTTCCTCCTCTCCGGCTACCCCGTGGCCTTCGCCCTGGGGGCGGTGGGGATGGTCTTCGGCTTTCTGGGCATCGCCCTGGACCTTTTCCCCCCCGCCCTCCTCCAGGCCATGCCCGACCGCATCTTCGGGATCATGTCCAACCAGCTCCTCCTGGCCATCCCCTTCTTCACCCTCATGGGCATCCTCCTGGAGAAAAGCGGCCTGGCGGAGGACCTCCTGGACACCATGGGCCGTCTCTTCGGGCCCCTTAGGGGGGGCCTTGCCCTGAGCGTGGTCTTCGTGGGGGCGATCCTCGCCGCCACCACCGGGGTGGTGGCGGCGAGCGTCATGGCCATGGGCCTCATCTCCCTCCCGGTGATGCTGAAGTACGGCTACAACCCCCGCTTCGCGAGCGGAGTGATCCTGGGCTCGGCCACCCTGGCCCAGATCATCCCCCCGAGCGTGGTCCTGATCGTGCTTTCGGACCAGCTGGGGGTGAGCGTGGGGGACATGTACAAGGCGGCCCTCATCCCCTCCCTGGCCACCGTGGCCCTCTACTTCCTCTACGTGGTCTACGTGGCCCTGGTCCACCCCCACTGGGCCCCCGCCCTGCCCAAGGAGGCCCGGCCCGAGGCGGGGAAGGAGGCCGGGGCGGCCTTCGCCCTCCTCTCCTACCTCCTGGTGGGGGTCGGGGCCTGGCGGCTTGGCGGCTTCCTCCACCTCCCGGGCTGGCTCGAGGGCCTGGAGGTGCTCCTGGCCCTCTTCCTCTGGACCCTTTTCCTCCTCCCCTGGATCCGGAAAAACCCCCTCCTCAAGCGGGCCCTCCTCTCCATGGTCCCGCCTTTGGTCCTGATCTTCCTGGTCCTGGGCACCGTCCTCATCGGCCTGGCCACCCCCACGGAGGCCGGGGCCATGGGGGTGGTGGGGGCCTTGGTCCTGGCCGCCCTGAACCGGAGGCTTTCCTTCCGGGTACTCTACCAGGCTATGGAGGGGACGGCTAAGCTCACCGCCTTCGTGGTCTTCATCCTCATCGGCTCCACCCTCTTCAGCCTGGTCTTCCGGGGGGTGGACGGGGACCTCTGGGTGGAGGGCTTCTTCACCGGCCTCCCCGGGGGAGAGGTGGGGTTCATCCTCTTCGTGATGCTCCTGGTCTTCCTCCTGGGCTTCTTCATAGACTTCTTTGAGATCGCCTTCATCGCCCTGCCCCTCCTGGCCATCGGGGCCGAAGCCTTGGGAATAGACAAGCTCTGGTTCGGCCTCCTGGTGGGGGTGAACCTCCAGACCTCCTTCCTCACCCCGCCCTTCGGCTTTGCCCTTTTCTACCTGCGCAACGTGGCCCCCAAGGAGGTGAAGACCGCCGACATCTACCTGGGGGGCGTTCCCTTCATCGCCCTGCAGCTTGTGGTGCTGGTCCTGGTCTACTTCCTGCGGGAGCCCATCCTGAACCTGGTCTACTCCGGCTTCGGCGGCTAG
- a CDS encoding TRAP transporter small permease subunit: protein MRFLLGLSRAIDALTEGVGRAVVWLVLLVALLSAGNAILRYGFRYSSNAYLEAQWYLFSLIFLLGGAYALKHNAHVRIDLIYGRFPPRTRAWIDVVGTVLFLLPMALGVLYLSWPWVMNSISVREVSPDAGGLPRWPIKLAVPIGFALLALQGISELIKRIAYLTGQYALAEEEEKEVA from the coding sequence ATGCGTTTCTTACTGGGTCTATCCCGCGCCATAGACGCCCTCACGGAAGGGGTGGGGCGGGCCGTGGTCTGGCTCGTCCTCCTGGTGGCCCTCCTCTCCGCCGGCAACGCCATCTTGCGCTACGGGTTCCGCTACAGCTCCAACGCCTACCTCGAGGCCCAGTGGTACCTCTTCAGCCTCATCTTCCTCCTCGGGGGGGCCTACGCCCTTAAGCACAACGCCCACGTGCGCATAGACCTCATCTACGGCCGCTTCCCCCCGCGCACCCGGGCCTGGATTGACGTGGTGGGCACGGTCCTCTTCCTCCTGCCCATGGCCCTGGGGGTCCTCTACCTCTCCTGGCCCTGGGTGATGAACTCCATAAGCGTCCGCGAGGTCTCCCCCGACGCGGGGGGGCTTCCCCGCTGGCCCATCAAGCTGGCGGTGCCCATAGGCTTCGCCCTCCTCGCCCTCCAGGGGATCTCCGAGCTCATCAAGCGGATCGCCTACCTCACCGGCCAGTACGCCCTGGCCGAGGAAGAGGAAAAGGAGGTGGCCTAG
- a CDS encoding TRAP transporter substrate-binding protein, with product MNRRDFLKKAGVGVAASAAFGPVFAQATPTIRWRLASSFPKSLDTIFGAAEVLADRVSALTGGRFQIRPYQAGEIVPGLQVMDAVQQGTVEVGHTASYYFVGKAQVLAYDTSVPFGLTARQQNAWMYYGGGLELFRSIFADFGIIQFPGGNTGVQMGGWFRREIRGLSDLKGLKMRIPGPGGQVMSRLGVVPQVLAAGDIYPALERGTIDATEWVGPYDDEKLGFYKVAKYYYYPGWHEPGPQLSFYVNLREWQRLPKEYQQAFEAAAAEANLAMLAKYDQVNPPALQRLLKAGVRLRKWPNEIMQAAQKAAFEWYEEEAAKDATYRKVYTAWKAFRQEQYRWFAVAELGYEQFALPTA from the coding sequence ATGAACCGGCGCGACTTTTTGAAGAAGGCAGGCGTAGGCGTGGCGGCGAGCGCGGCCTTTGGCCCCGTGTTCGCCCAGGCTACCCCCACCATCCGCTGGCGGCTGGCCTCGAGCTTCCCCAAGAGCCTGGACACCATCTTCGGGGCGGCGGAGGTCCTGGCGGACCGGGTCTCGGCCCTCACCGGGGGCAGGTTCCAGATCCGCCCTTACCAGGCGGGAGAGATCGTTCCCGGCCTCCAGGTGATGGACGCGGTCCAGCAGGGCACGGTGGAGGTGGGGCACACCGCCAGCTACTACTTCGTGGGCAAGGCCCAGGTCCTCGCCTATGACACCTCGGTGCCCTTCGGCCTCACCGCCCGCCAGCAGAACGCCTGGATGTACTACGGGGGCGGGCTGGAGCTCTTCCGCTCCATCTTCGCTGACTTCGGCATCATCCAGTTCCCGGGCGGGAACACGGGGGTGCAGATGGGGGGCTGGTTCCGCAGGGAGATCCGGGGCCTTTCCGACCTCAAGGGCCTGAAGATGCGCATCCCCGGCCCCGGAGGCCAGGTGATGAGCCGGCTCGGGGTGGTGCCCCAGGTGCTGGCGGCCGGGGACATCTACCCGGCCCTGGAGCGCGGCACCATTGACGCCACCGAGTGGGTGGGCCCTTACGACGACGAGAAGCTGGGGTTCTACAAGGTGGCCAAGTACTACTACTACCCCGGCTGGCACGAGCCCGGGCCCCAGCTCTCCTTCTACGTGAACCTCAGGGAGTGGCAGAGGCTCCCCAAGGAGTACCAGCAGGCCTTTGAGGCGGCGGCGGCCGAGGCCAACCTCGCCATGCTGGCCAAGTACGACCAGGTGAACCCGCCGGCCCTCCAGCGCCTCCTTAAGGCGGGGGTGCGCCTGCGCAAGTGGCCCAACGAGATCATGCAGGCGGCCCAGAAGGCGGCCTTTGAGTGGTACGAGGAGGAGGCGGCCAAGGACGCTACTTACCGCAAGGTCTACACCGCCTGGAAGGCTTTCCGGCAGGAGCAGTACCGCTGGTTTGCGGTGGCCGAGCTGGGCTACGAGCAGTTTGCCCTTCCCACCGCCTGA
- the folB gene encoding dihydroneopterin aldolase gives MGRIVLEGLEFYGRHGVRPEEGRLGARFVVDVELWVGFEDRGDRLEETVDYAAVYQVVAEAVTGRRFYLIEALADALAQALLERFPRLERVRVRVHKPHAPIPGVFRDVYAETERSR, from the coding sequence GTGGGGCGGATCGTCCTAGAGGGGTTGGAGTTCTACGGCCGCCACGGGGTCAGGCCCGAGGAGGGGCGGCTGGGGGCCCGGTTCGTGGTGGACGTGGAGCTCTGGGTGGGGTTTGAGGACCGGGGGGACCGCCTCGAGGAGACGGTGGACTACGCCGCCGTCTACCAGGTGGTGGCGGAGGCGGTGACCGGCCGCCGGTTCTACCTTATAGAGGCCCTGGCGGACGCCCTGGCCCAGGCCCTCCTGGAGCGGTTTCCCCGCCTGGAGCGGGTCCGGGTGCGGGTGCACAAGCCCCACGCCCCCATCCCCGGCGTCTTCCGGGACGTCTACGCCGAAACGGAGCGCTCCCGCTAA
- a CDS encoding MFS transporter: protein MRHGAGWFLRLSAYWFATSFKWFLVLLVLLPAKVAELSPEEEKATRLGFLFGLGAVLALLGPPLMGYLSDRLGRRRPFLLWGSLLTAFALLFLVHAPSYGVLLLAYLLLQVADDLATGPYSALIPDLVPKRERGTASGYMGLLQVAGQVLGGVAGFLLPLSAQAYLAALLNLLGAGLSLRLVPERLSLASSRPFLEALAAPWWDRDFLLVYLTRFLVMLGFYLAQTYLQYYLADVVGVFRALGRTLAEEPYQAVALLGLLISLGAALASVPAGRASDRWGRKPLIYLSGAGLGLLMPFLLFFPRYDLLLGLALLFGLFYGVYLAADWALVTDVLRDPRAHATDMGLWQTSIVLPQVLAGAFGRPLDLLNAREAGLGYLVLFLLAGVFFLLGAFLVGLVRRAR from the coding sequence ATGCGCCACGGGGCCGGATGGTTCCTCCGCCTTTCCGCTTACTGGTTCGCCACCAGCTTCAAGTGGTTCCTGGTCCTCCTCGTCCTCCTGCCCGCCAAGGTGGCGGAGCTCTCCCCGGAGGAGGAAAAGGCCACCCGGCTGGGCTTCCTCTTCGGCCTGGGGGCGGTCTTGGCCCTTCTGGGCCCTCCCCTCATGGGCTACCTCTCGGACCGGCTGGGCAGGAGGAGGCCCTTCCTCCTTTGGGGAAGCCTCCTCACCGCCTTCGCCCTCCTCTTCCTGGTCCACGCCCCGAGCTACGGGGTCCTCCTCCTGGCCTACCTCCTCCTCCAGGTGGCGGACGACCTGGCCACCGGGCCCTACAGCGCCCTCATCCCCGACCTGGTGCCCAAGCGGGAGCGGGGGACGGCCTCGGGGTACATGGGGCTTTTGCAGGTGGCGGGCCAGGTCCTGGGCGGGGTGGCGGGCTTTCTTCTCCCCCTCTCGGCCCAGGCCTACCTGGCGGCCCTGCTCAACCTCCTGGGGGCGGGCCTAAGCCTCCGGCTGGTGCCGGAGCGGCTTTCCTTGGCCTCGAGCCGCCCCTTCCTCGAGGCTCTGGCCGCCCCCTGGTGGGACCGGGACTTCCTCCTGGTCTACCTCACCCGCTTCCTGGTGATGCTGGGCTTCTACCTGGCCCAGACCTACCTGCAGTACTACCTGGCCGACGTGGTGGGGGTCTTCCGGGCCCTGGGGCGGACCCTGGCCGAGGAGCCCTACCAGGCGGTGGCCCTTTTGGGCCTCCTCATCTCCCTGGGGGCCGCCCTGGCCAGCGTCCCCGCGGGCCGGGCCTCGGACCGCTGGGGCCGGAAGCCCCTCATCTACCTGTCGGGGGCGGGGCTGGGCCTTTTGATGCCCTTTCTCCTCTTCTTTCCCCGCTACGACCTCCTCCTGGGTCTCGCCCTCCTCTTCGGCCTCTTCTACGGGGTCTATTTGGCGGCGGACTGGGCCCTGGTGACGGATGTGCTACGGGACCCCAGGGCCCACGCCACGGACATGGGCCTCTGGCAGACCTCCATCGTCTTGCCCCAGGTCCTGGCGGGGGCCTTCGGCCGGCCTTTGGACCTCCTGAACGCCCGGGAAGCGGGGCTCGGCTACCTGGTCCTCTTCCTCCTGGCGGGGGTCTTCTTCCTCCTGGGGGCCTTCCTGGTGGGGCTCGTGCGGAGGGCCCGGTGA
- a CDS encoding LabA-like NYN domain-containing protein gives MERVAIFIDGSNLYKGLVQHLGSDYRLNFVEFITLLTAGRKLLRAYYYNAPLPPEDPAAKAHQSFLNYLKRVPYVMVRLGRLERRADGFVEKGVDIQIAIDLLRLAYADAYDVAVLVSGDGDFAEVVRVIQDMGKQVENTTFHALSSHRLAQQADRFYPLDDFPWDRLRAQTQASPSPEPPEE, from the coding sequence ATGGAACGCGTGGCGATATTTATAGACGGCTCCAACCTCTATAAGGGGTTGGTCCAGCACCTGGGTTCGGACTATCGGCTGAACTTCGTGGAGTTCATCACCCTCCTCACCGCCGGGCGGAAGCTCCTCAGGGCCTACTACTACAACGCCCCCCTGCCCCCCGAGGACCCGGCCGCCAAGGCCCACCAGAGCTTCCTCAACTACCTCAAGCGGGTCCCCTACGTGATGGTGCGGCTGGGCCGCCTCGAGCGCCGGGCGGACGGGTTCGTGGAAAAGGGGGTGGACATCCAGATCGCCATAGACCTCCTCCGCCTGGCCTACGCGGACGCCTACGACGTGGCGGTCCTGGTCTCCGGGGACGGGGACTTCGCGGAGGTGGTCCGGGTGATCCAGGACATGGGCAAGCAGGTGGAGAACACCACCTTCCACGCCCTCTCCTCCCACCGCCTGGCCCAGCAGGCGGACCGGTTCTACCCCCTGGACGACTTCCCCTGGGACCGGCTCCGGGCCCAGACCCAGGCCAGCCCAAGCCCCGAGCCCCCGGAAGAGTAG